In Mercurialis annua linkage group LG5, ddMerAnnu1.2, whole genome shotgun sequence, a single genomic region encodes these proteins:
- the LOC126681247 gene encoding glycerol-3-phosphate dehydrogenase [NAD(+)] isoform X1 yields the protein MAPVPPPETHQHTTNSPTNIHSRTMSKVTVVGSGNWGSVAAKLIASNTLHLPSFHDEVRMWVFEETLPSGEKLTDAINQSNENVKYLPGIKLGKNVVADPDIVNAVKDATMLVFVTPHQFMEGICRRLVGKIKEGVEAISLIKGMEVKMEGPCMISSLISEQLGVNCCVLMGANIANEIAVEKFSEATVGYKADKAIAEKWVQLFSTPYFMVAAVQDVEGVELCGTLKNVVALAAGFVDGLDMGNNTKAAIMRIGLREMRAFSKLLFSSVKDNTFFESCGVADLITTCLGGRNRKVAEAFAKNGGKRSFDDLEAEMLQGQKLQGVSTAKEVYEVLSYRGWLELFPLFATVHEICIGRLPPSAIVEYTGHKPNLALVECSAQLY from the exons ATGGCTCCTGTTCCCCCTCCTGAAACCCACCAACACACTACTAATTCTCCTACAAACATTCATTCTCGTACCATGTCTAAAGTTACAGTCGTCGGCAGTGGCAATTGGGGTAGTGTTGCTGCTAAGCTCATTGCTTCTAACACCCTCCACCTCCCTTCTTTTCATG ATGAAGTTCGAATGTGGGTGTTTGAAGAGACATTGCCAAGTGGTGAGAAGCTAACAGATGCTATTAACCAAAGCAAT gAAAATGTTAAATACCTACCCGGCATAAAGCTCGGAAAGAATGTCGTTGCCGACCCTGATATTGTTAATGCAG TAAAGGATGCAACCATGTTGGTCTTTGTGACTCCGCATCAGTTCATGGAGGGTATATGCAGGAGGCTAGTCGGTAAAATAAAGGAAGGTGTAGAGGCCATTTCGCTTATCAAAGGAATGGAGGTCAAAATGGAAGGTCCTTGCATGATCTCTAGTCTTATTTCTGAGCAGCTTGGGGTTAACTGCTGTGTGCTAATGGGGGCAAACATTGCAAATGAA ATTGCTGTAGAGAAATTCAGTGAGGCGACAGTGGGATACAAAGCAGACAAGGCGATTGCAGAGAAATGGGTTCAATTGTTTAGTACTCCCTACTTCATGGTGGCCGCT GTCCAAGATGTGGAGGGAGTCGAACTATGTGGAACACTGAAGAATGTAGTAGCACTAGCGGCAG GTTTTGTGGATGGTCTGGATATGGGAAATAACACAAAG GCTGCAATAATGAGAATTGGTCTAAGGGAGATGAGAGCCTTCTCCAAGCTTTTGTTTTCATCTGTTAAAGACAACACTTTCTTTGAAAGCTGCGGTGTAGCTGATCTCATCACGACATGCT TGGGAGGAAGAAACAGAAAAGTTGCCGAAGCTTTTGCGAAGAATGGGGGCAAAAG GTCTTTTGATGACCTTGAAGCAGAAATGTTGCAGGGCCAAAAATTACAG GGGGTCTCGACAGCAAAAGAGGTTTATGAAGTTTTGAGTTACCGCGGATGGCTAGAGTTGTTTCCGCTTTTTGCAACAGTGCATGAGATATGCATTGGACGCCTCCCACCATCAGCCATAGTCGAATACACCGGCCACAAACCCAACTTAGCACTGGTAGAATGCTCAGCTCAGCTTTATTGA
- the LOC126681247 gene encoding glycerol-3-phosphate dehydrogenase [NAD(+)] isoform X2 has protein sequence MAPVPPPETHQHTTNSPTNIHSRTMSKVTVVGSGNWGSVAAKLIASNTLHLPSFHDEVRMWVFEETLPSGEKLTDAINQSNENVKYLPGIKLGKNVVADPDIVNAVKDATMLVFVTPHQFMEGICRRLVGKIKEGVEAISLIKGMEVKMEGPCMISSLISEQLGVNCCVLMGANIANEIAVEKFSEATVGYKADKAIAEKWVQLFSTPYFMVAAVQDVEGVELCGTLKNVVALAAGFVDGLDMGNNTKAAIMRIGLREMRAFSKLLFSSVKDNTFFESCGVADLITTCLGGRNRKVAEAFAKNGGKRSFDDLEAEMLQGQKLQGVSTAKEVYEVLSYRGWLELFPLFATVHEICIGRLPPSAIVEYTGHKPNLALV, from the exons ATGGCTCCTGTTCCCCCTCCTGAAACCCACCAACACACTACTAATTCTCCTACAAACATTCATTCTCGTACCATGTCTAAAGTTACAGTCGTCGGCAGTGGCAATTGGGGTAGTGTTGCTGCTAAGCTCATTGCTTCTAACACCCTCCACCTCCCTTCTTTTCATG ATGAAGTTCGAATGTGGGTGTTTGAAGAGACATTGCCAAGTGGTGAGAAGCTAACAGATGCTATTAACCAAAGCAAT gAAAATGTTAAATACCTACCCGGCATAAAGCTCGGAAAGAATGTCGTTGCCGACCCTGATATTGTTAATGCAG TAAAGGATGCAACCATGTTGGTCTTTGTGACTCCGCATCAGTTCATGGAGGGTATATGCAGGAGGCTAGTCGGTAAAATAAAGGAAGGTGTAGAGGCCATTTCGCTTATCAAAGGAATGGAGGTCAAAATGGAAGGTCCTTGCATGATCTCTAGTCTTATTTCTGAGCAGCTTGGGGTTAACTGCTGTGTGCTAATGGGGGCAAACATTGCAAATGAA ATTGCTGTAGAGAAATTCAGTGAGGCGACAGTGGGATACAAAGCAGACAAGGCGATTGCAGAGAAATGGGTTCAATTGTTTAGTACTCCCTACTTCATGGTGGCCGCT GTCCAAGATGTGGAGGGAGTCGAACTATGTGGAACACTGAAGAATGTAGTAGCACTAGCGGCAG GTTTTGTGGATGGTCTGGATATGGGAAATAACACAAAG GCTGCAATAATGAGAATTGGTCTAAGGGAGATGAGAGCCTTCTCCAAGCTTTTGTTTTCATCTGTTAAAGACAACACTTTCTTTGAAAGCTGCGGTGTAGCTGATCTCATCACGACATGCT TGGGAGGAAGAAACAGAAAAGTTGCCGAAGCTTTTGCGAAGAATGGGGGCAAAAG GTCTTTTGATGACCTTGAAGCAGAAATGTTGCAGGGCCAAAAATTACAG GGGGTCTCGACAGCAAAAGAGGTTTATGAAGTTTTGAGTTACCGCGGATGGCTAGAGTTGTTTCCGCTTTTTGCAACAGTGCATGAGATATGCATTGGACGCCTCCCACCATCAGCCATAGTCGAATACACCGGCCACAAACCCAACTTAGCACTG GTATAA